The window tacgtgtgtgtgtgtgtaagatcttagttctctgatcagggataaaacctgcgccccttgcattggaagctcagtctcaatcactggaccaccaaagaagcccatgTCTTTGTTTGTAATAAGGGGCTGatcaagcaaaataaaaatacacacagtAGGATACTATATAGCaaccaaaacaaataaagcaGCTGTATGTGTATCGATGTGGAATGAGCTTGGGGCAagttagaaaaatagaaaggGGCAAAACAGGAGACAATGCTACTGCTGGTGCCGCTGCAGACGCAAGTATGAACAATATATTCACGCGTGTTCACACACACGTCCGGCTCTCTCTGAAATAATTTTCACATAATCCAACCTGCCCCCATTCCTTGTCATGACCCTTCTGACTCGTGTCTCTCTCCTCCTCACTCTGCTCCACCAACATtggccattttgcctttctggaaCACCCCAAGCATCCGCCTGCCTTAGCTGGCAGGAACACTGTTGTCCCGGATGTCCACAGGGCTCACTTCTTCCCCTCCTTCAAGCCTCTGCTCAAATCTCCCCTTCCCGGCGAGGACTGCGGGGACTACACCAGTAAAATCACACCCTTCACGCTTTGTTTCCTCTTGCCCTCCTCTTTTTTGTTTCCAGAGCACCTATCATCCTCCATCCTATTACCCAACGTGCTTCTGTACTGTGTTTATGGTCTAGTCTGTTTTCCCTCAGGAGAATGTAAACTTTACAAAGGGTAAGGGTCTTGGTTTTGTTCAGTGATAAAGACCCAGCATGAATACCTagctggtgctcaataaatatctgcttttgaataaaggAATGGAAAGATACACAAGCAACTGGCAACAGTTGTCACCACAAGAAGAAGAGTTactggagggaaggatgggaaAAAGCACTTTCAGTGCACACCCTTGCGTACTTTGTACCAGGTGCTTGTATGAATTGGTAAATAAATTTAATGGATGATTTTAGCTCTGCTAACAGTGCGCTAGAACTGGAAGAAGTGACAGCCAACCCCTTTATCTGACATAGGAAGGTCCAGACGCACAGCAGTTAGGTACtctgcccaaggttacacaggCAGGACTTAAAGCCACATCTACGAACTCCAGAGCATTAGCTCTTAGTCATCATGCCATTGAGCCTCTTGGCGTGGTGTTCTAATCAGTCAATCTAATGGTTCGTGATAGAAACGCTGAGCTGAGGTGTTCCACAGGGGATGGTTTCTGTCTGTCTGACATTTCCCATTACAATGAACTCCAAGGGATGGTCCCAGTTCTTTTGATACATGAGACTTTGGCTGTAATGTGCATGGCTTGACAGAAATGGGACTACTGGGCTTGGGGCTTCTTTTATGAGAACTTTGTGGTCAAAATACAGTGTTAATGTCAGTCCCTTGGTAGCTGGAATGCAGATTTCCTGAACCCTGCCCTCCCAGATATTTCTTTCAAAGCAGTCAAGAGGTCTGGATGAGCTGCTGTGTGTATGGGGGTGACAGAGAGATCTGAGGGCGCTTGGTCCGGTCAAAAAGTAATGGGAGTATTCCCTGGGGCTATTAAAGGATGGCCGCTGAGCTTGGTGGACAGGACCGACTGATGGGAGGCCCTTTTGGCCCGGGTTAGGTGGCGGACCCGCCGCCGCTGCTGCAGCCAGTAGAGCATCTCCACTTTGTCGTGCTTCATCTTGTCCAGGTAGCGCCGCCCCTTGAAGGTCACCGGCTCACCAAAGACTAACTCGATCTCCTCCAGGAGGGGAACCAAAGGAGCCTCCACCATACGGAGCTTCCTTTGGAAATGGCTGCGGATCTGATTCTCCTCCAGGAAGCGACTCAGGCCCACATCAGTCTTTTGGAAGAAGCGGTTAGGGTCAGAGGCTTGCCGCTCAAACCACTCCAGTCTCCCCAGCAGTATCTCCCGCAGCTGGATGGGCTGCAAGGTCCTTTCCCAGGCACTCACCAGTGCCGGCAGCTGCCTCAGGCGGGCATTGGAGCTGTATTTGATGGCCATGTCCAGCCGGTCCTTCTCTGGAACGTCAAGCATGGACCAAACCCGCTCCAGACGCTTCTGCAGGCTCAGGATTTTGTGAGACTCTTCCAGGAGGCTGCTCTTAGTTTCTAGCCTGTGTTCCAGCACCGTGTCCCAGTCCCACTCTCCTGGCACAAAATCTGGCTCATCGTCTTCTAGCAAGGGGGGTGGGTGTTGGATTTTTATGGATTCTTTGATAGGGGCCACGGTCTCCACAGGACCCTCCTCTTCATACATTTGGAAGATGACATGGAGGAAATCTGTCTCCTGGGTGGTGAGGTACTTAAAATAGTCACCCACAGACAAAGTGCTTTTCCACCAGTTCAGCCATCTGGCCTTGTTTGACCACCTTTCCCAGCTTTTACTTGGTTGGAGTGATGTGAAGGAGGACATCTTATCTGCATTGGACTGTAAAGCACTTGCTTTCTGGGGATAAAGTTCAGCCAGCTTGGTGTTGATGATACGATGCTGTTTTTCTTGACGTAGGAAGGCTGAGGACAGGAAGGCTGACCAGTCTTTACTGGCTGCAGGCTCAACCAGGGGCCCCTGGTCAAAAGTGAAGTGGTTGTTAGAGACACGGCTCATCAGCTCCTTGTAGACTTCCCTGATGCTACTGCCAAAAGTGCGATCCATATCCATTTGCTCGATAAGTTTGGGTTCCAGTTCACCAGCAAGGTGGTTGTATAGCACACCGGCCCCCTCAATGTGGAAGGAATCCAAAAAGTTTCTTCCTGAGACCTGTACAGCAGCTATCTGGACCATCTGATTTCTTAGCTTCAAAGTAACAGTCACTGGCTGTGGTTCAAGCTGAGGGGGTTTAGGGGACTGGAGGCCCCGATGTTCCGAGGCCTCTTGCTCCTCAAGGCTGTTCAACATTCTCTGCAGCTCTTCTAGGTGATGGCTAGCAGCTGGGCGGTAGGTCAGGGCCCCCAGGAGTGGGGGCAGCCCTGAGTCCAGCGGTGAGTACTGAGACCACCCCAGCTGCATATTCTTCATCATCTGCTTCAGGTCCTCAGCCACCGTGTCCACTGCCAGCTCTGGTTTGCTCTCTGCCACCAGGACCAATGGAGTTAAGGGGCGAGGACTGAGTGGAGGAAGGCCCAGCTCATCTGCTAGCCTCCAACCCTCACGCAGAGAGGGCATGGACTGGCCCCTCTGGAGCTGGGAGTAGAGGGGCAAGTGTGAGGTGGGGGGAGCCCGTCTGCGGGGAGCCACAAAGGTCCCAGGCGGTGATGCAATCTGTGAACTGAAGgtgctttctctcctcttttgcaTGGAGGACAGCCAGCGCAGAGGCTTCTTCTTCTTCAGCTGGGGAATGGACTTCAATTCCTTCATTGGATCCTTTTCAGGCTCACTGACAAGGTCTCGCGGGCGGCTGAGTTGGATGAGGTAGTTCAGGCTGAGGTTGAAATGCGGCACTTGGGTGACGCCAGTGATGTGATGCCATGGGACCTGGAAGAGCCTGTAAGCCCCAAGGCCAGCGGCGCGCAGTCTGGGCGTGGAGACTTGGGCCTGCTCTTCTTTGAGCAGGGCAAGGAAGTCAGAGAGCAGGCTACGGTAGACGTCGGGGCCGGTGAGGAAAACTGTGCAGTCCCTGGCGAGGCTGGCGGCCAAGCGGGTAAGCGTTGCTGATTCAGTGAAGACGACTGCGGAGGTCGACATGAGCTTCTGGAGGTGCAGGTAGCGTACGAAGAGCTGCTCGCAGCTGAGCAGCACGTAGATCAGGAGCCGCTTCCGTAGCCTCTGATTGTTCAGGTGACTCATGCCAAGTTCGGGGGGGGGCTCCTGCCAGCTGCACTTTATCTCGTCCAGGATGACCTCGGTGAAACGGAGCCGTACCTTGTGAGGCGCCCGCGCCTCCAGCCCGCTTTTGGTCAGCCGCTCGGCTACCTGGCGGCAGACCAACACCGCCGTCAGCCGTGGAACCGGTAAAGGCAGTAGCATCGGGACCTCCTGCGAGAGGTGCTCCTGAGACGCTGTGCGTGTCGTCCTGCTGGGGAAGAGCGACAACGGACGCAGCAACCGGTGGTAGATCCGCTGGAATTCGGGGTCCGGCTTATACGGCTCCATCTTAAGACGAGGCGGCTCTAGCGGTTACTAAGGCAACGAGGGCCGGAGGGCCCAAGTGCGCCTGCGCAATCCCTGCCCACCGTCGCGTGGACGCGGGAAGGAGCAGATCCTCGAGAGCGCTCGCACCGGAAGGCGGGGCAAGGAGTGGCTTCCGGGGCTCCGCCTCCCGTTCGCTGCGGCGCGGCTCTGGGCTGGCGCTTCAGTTCGGGCCCTGGGGCTATAGCTGGATCCAGGATGGCTTCGGACTCGGAGAACCGTGGGACTGCCTGCACGGTGAGGGTCGAGGCCTCGTGTGGGAGCCTCGCAGGGCAGAGAACTTCGGCCCCTGGAGAGCGATCATTAACTTGAGAATGAGGGAAGGAGCGGACACCTGGGCTGGGGCCTGGAGCCAGGGCTGGACGGTGAGAGTAGCAGGACGCTTGGCGTTAATGTTACGGGGTGTTGCTCCTGGAATGATCGATCGTGAGCGACAGTAAAGAAGGCGCTTTGGGAGGGGTCACATGGCGCGTTACTCTAGGCCTTTGAGGGTGGTCCTAGGGGAGGTAGTGAAAGAGGGTCACGCAAGAAGGTTCCCCAGCTCCTATCAGCCCGTCCCTGCCACCCTTGCAGCTGGAGTTCGCGGTGCAGATGACCTGTCAGAGCTGCGTGGACGCGGTGCGCACGTCCCTGCAAGGGATCGCAGGTAAGAGCCAGATGAACTTTTGTGAGAGCAAACCGGAGACCTCGGGGAGGGGCTGGCAAATTTCAGGGCTACCCCGCTCCCGtttacagaaacagaaatgaaaacccggagagaggaaagaatgttCTCAGAGTCACACTGAGACCCAGAAATGGAGTCTAGTGTGCAGGTCTCAGGCCTGCTCTGCCAGATTTTTCTACTGGCCCTAACTGCCTGCCTTTCTGGTGTCTTAACCTCAGGTACCTGGAAAGTAAGGAGGTAGGCAGAGAATAGTCCCCCTACAGGGTGTTCCCTGGAAAATAGACAGTTCTTGCTTGAGAAGCAACATAATTGGACAAAGCAAACAGCAGCCCTGGCCATGTTCTATCCAGGTAGccctggatttttatttttccccacacTGCTGGGTATGTGGaacttccccaatcagggatcaaacctgtgtcaccAGCAGCGGAAgtacagagtctcaaccactggaccacgaggaagGTCCTTGACCTGGCATGATCAGCAAGCTCTGAGAAGGCAAGGCCACCAACATGGCCTGGGGAACTGCCTGTCTTTGAGTCTGTTCATTGTTTATTCAGTGATTTAGCAGGTATAGACCATACACTGGGAGCTATTTAGGGAGAAGGGTTCACAAGAGTTTCAGGcacagcccctgccctcaggTAAAATGAGCACTTGAGCATTGTGCTGGGAAGAGCCGTTCTTGAAGGAACTGCTTCTGAAGCTGAGAGACTGATGGCACTTGGCTCTGTATCAGGGAGTTGTGTGTCGCTGGGGTTAGGGGTATGTGTTCTAGAGTCAGACTGTTCAGATTCAGATGCCCTCTTTGCCACTTAATGGCACTAAGGCCTCAtgcatgttacttttttttttctttttttccaaaatggaaGTCTTagaactttatctttttttttttttttttttaatatttagttatcTGACTGCCtcagatctttgttgcagcatgcaggatttttcgCTGTGGCTCATTGGCTTAGTTGCtttatggcatgtggaatcttagttccccgaccagggattgaacccatgtcccttgcactggaagggggattcttaaccactggacccccagggaagtcccgcatGTTACTTTTTATGCCTGTTTCTTCAGCATTTAAATGTGCAAGATAATGGAAGCTACCCCAGAAAATAATCAAGAAGAGTAAATTAGTTAATATGTGTAGAAGCACTTTAGAAAAGGATTTTGGCTTGTAGTGAGAGCCCACT is drawn from Ovis aries strain OAR_USU_Benz2616 breed Rambouillet chromosome 21, ARS-UI_Ramb_v3.0, whole genome shotgun sequence and contains these coding sequences:
- the CCDC87 gene encoding coiled-coil domain-containing protein 87; translation: MEPYKPDPEFQRIYHRLLRPLSLFPSRTTRTASQEHLSQEVPMLLPLPVPRLTAVLVCRQVAERLTKSGLEARAPHKVRLRFTEVILDEIKCSWQEPPPELGMSHLNNQRLRKRLLIYVLLSCEQLFVRYLHLQKLMSTSAVVFTESATLTRLAASLARDCTVFLTGPDVYRSLLSDFLALLKEEQAQVSTPRLRAAGLGAYRLFQVPWHHITGVTQVPHFNLSLNYLIQLSRPRDLVSEPEKDPMKELKSIPQLKKKKPLRWLSSMQKRRESTFSSQIASPPGTFVAPRRRAPPTSHLPLYSQLQRGQSMPSLREGWRLADELGLPPLSPRPLTPLVLVAESKPELAVDTVAEDLKQMMKNMQLGWSQYSPLDSGLPPLLGALTYRPAASHHLEELQRMLNSLEEQEASEHRGLQSPKPPQLEPQPVTVTLKLRNQMVQIAAVQVSGRNFLDSFHIEGAGVLYNHLAGELEPKLIEQMDMDRTFGSSIREVYKELMSRVSNNHFTFDQGPLVEPAASKDWSAFLSSAFLRQEKQHRIINTKLAELYPQKASALQSNADKMSSFTSLQPSKSWERWSNKARWLNWWKSTLSVGDYFKYLTTQETDFLHVIFQMYEEEGPVETVAPIKESIKIQHPPPLLEDDEPDFVPGEWDWDTVLEHRLETKSSLLEESHKILSLQKRLERVWSMLDVPEKDRLDMAIKYSSNARLRQLPALVSAWERTLQPIQLREILLGRLEWFERQASDPNRFFQKTDVGLSRFLEENQIRSHFQRKLRMVEAPLVPLLEEIELVFGEPVTFKGRRYLDKMKHDKVEMLYWLQQRRRVRHLTRAKRASHQSVLSTKLSGHPLIAPGNTPITF